A stretch of Carnobacteriaceae bacterium zg-C25 DNA encodes these proteins:
- a CDS encoding discoidin domain-containing protein: MKIKKGLSILSVVSLLVGVNGYRVMATESITQKVNVALNAQATVNDSETNYWGADKTVDGIINREESVKRNQSRWSTNIGTTNKILTVDLRQERTFQEFRIAWERQNIKGFRIEVSQNGTDYTSVYEKTDDSYVELDTTVRLNAEQTARYVRLVVTNYDGGTINWASVSVYEFQVISEMTLPNLALHKEATANGHEDASLSANKATDGSIDTRWASTVGRNQKWLQVDLGEVRTVGSVVLEWERKNAQDYTILVSEDGQNWTEAKHNTAAPEAFRETINFDQKHQARYIKVQINQFNPSAPNRTSDKPINWATVSIMELEAYSESVSPEKQITLQDVANGLQVPEITSDTTSWTLPEVPNGYTVSFIGADLEQVIDRDLTIHKPLVDTPVVVNYKISKGADSVETAAIPVTVPGQYTVEETDNVKPTVVPAIAEWKGKTGEFSITDNTRIVVNPTDRQALQDVVNSFKESYTELTGKAIDIVEGTDVQPGDIYFYLNPENSGLKEEGYFMNIDDAIRVEASHVKGAFWSTQTLLQLLKQSTQIPKGFARDYPKYAVRGFVLDVGRKMISMEHLRNTLKLMAWYKMNDLHVHLNDNFINVERYQTTDNPYGAYSAFRLESDIKEGGNNGLNKQDLTSKDLFYTKAEFKAFIQEAKSKGIQVVPEFDTPAHALAFTKVRPDLTMTNHNVRRWVDHLEVSNPAALQFVKDVWNEYLDGDDATFADTGVIHVGVDEFEGNNESFRKFTDDLLAFSHEKHKTPRLWGSLTAKSGVTPVRSENVQMNIWNAGWANPSAMYKAGYQLINTLDGPLYIVPGAGYYNDFLNTRNLYQTWEPNKMGSVTIPAGSSQMLGGAFAIWNDKIDQEANGITEYDVYKRFQAALPTLATKLWGNRDMGDYNTFTQALEQIGEPANHNPYHEVTSKTDTIEKYTFNKQNLNDTSGNAYHGTNAENVEYVDGKKGKALKLNGGTSYFNTPIQHIGPKNVVSFWVKLNPDAQGEQIVLESDKVAIKAVQKETGKMGISLEGYDHSFEYTLPKNEWVHIMIKGYENKTELYVNDVLTDTLGRGQTGNKFATLVVPAARVGSKTHALNGLLDDLVIAKATVEQDDPIDPTNFTVSTDNENSDGRIQSAFDNDLNTIWHTKWSPAKQELPATILIDMQKEIEIDKFGYVARQIGTNGYIKRFKLSVKTNESDEYTPVYEGRFSPDKAKQFASFAPSLARYVKVEVLEGEAGFGSAAEFSLYEHDMKKVLRDLVSEVNDSYVQEDYTDLSWQELMKRQQEAQAVLDDEQATKDQIDTALDALNNATHRLMLKDESPAEPSTTTPTPDSTSTETTTTTTTTTQNTESSQTTTTQPDDEVTTGTATQTPPSESPVTTPATNQNETTSQSGEGTQPATTPTPDGTSTETTTTAPDSTSTETTTPTPDSTSTETTTTTTTAQNTESSQTTTTRPDDEVTTNTTTQTPPSESSVTTPVTNQNETTSQSGQSTQSASTTTSSTTSPVPNAFDKGQENEHVLIDEKTGIQASNPQYDKEQHVLVVKEKAAIPALSSQPHTAYDIYVLNKKTQQVEQIAGETKVFVPTRQRVQKVHYIKDDQVKEDVPFENVSGGIVFRTTHFSIYALVYNHADLPDTGASNDFVWQVVGLMLCLSAGYLLRKKSKI; this comes from the coding sequence ATGAAAATAAAAAAAGGTTTAAGTATTTTGTCTGTGGTATCGTTGTTAGTCGGGGTTAATGGTTATCGAGTTATGGCAACAGAGTCAATTACACAAAAAGTAAATGTTGCACTAAATGCACAGGCAACGGTAAATGATTCGGAAACAAACTATTGGGGTGCTGATAAAACTGTTGACGGAATTATCAATAGAGAAGAAAGTGTCAAACGTAATCAGTCTCGTTGGTCAACGAATATAGGAACAACGAATAAAATATTAACAGTCGATTTACGACAAGAAAGAACATTTCAAGAATTTCGTATTGCTTGGGAAAGACAAAATATCAAAGGATTTCGTATAGAAGTATCTCAAAATGGAACGGATTATACATCCGTTTATGAAAAAACAGATGATAGCTATGTTGAATTAGATACAACTGTTCGATTAAACGCAGAGCAAACAGCACGCTATGTACGATTGGTGGTAACTAATTATGATGGAGGAACAATCAATTGGGCATCGGTTTCTGTATACGAATTTCAAGTCATTTCAGAAATGACATTGCCGAATTTAGCGTTGCACAAAGAAGCGACAGCAAATGGGCATGAAGATGCTAGTTTATCCGCAAATAAAGCAACAGACGGTAGTATCGATACAAGATGGGCGAGTACCGTGGGACGAAATCAAAAATGGTTACAAGTTGACTTGGGCGAAGTTAGAACAGTAGGCTCAGTTGTGTTAGAGTGGGAACGTAAAAATGCTCAAGATTATACAATACTTGTCTCTGAAGATGGTCAAAATTGGACAGAAGCAAAACATAATACAGCGGCACCTGAAGCTTTTAGAGAAACGATAAATTTCGATCAAAAACACCAAGCACGCTATATTAAAGTCCAAATTAACCAATTTAATCCGAGTGCACCAAATCGAACAAGTGACAAGCCAATTAACTGGGCAACCGTTTCGATTATGGAATTAGAGGCGTATAGTGAAAGTGTTTCTCCCGAAAAACAAATCACACTTCAAGATGTTGCCAATGGCTTACAAGTGCCTGAAATTACTTCAGACACAACATCGTGGACATTACCAGAAGTACCAAATGGGTATACGGTTTCTTTTATTGGTGCAGATTTAGAACAAGTTATTGACCGGGATTTAACGATACATAAACCATTGGTCGATACACCTGTTGTGGTAAACTACAAAATTTCTAAAGGCGCAGATAGTGTTGAAACAGCCGCTATTCCTGTTACGGTACCAGGACAATATACAGTGGAAGAAACAGATAACGTCAAACCAACTGTTGTTCCTGCGATTGCAGAATGGAAAGGTAAAACGGGCGAGTTTTCTATAACAGATAACACACGTATTGTTGTAAACCCTACTGATAGACAAGCGCTACAAGATGTTGTGAATAGTTTTAAAGAAAGTTATACCGAATTAACGGGTAAAGCTATTGATATTGTTGAAGGCACAGATGTTCAACCAGGAGATATTTATTTCTATTTAAATCCAGAAAATAGTGGTTTAAAAGAAGAAGGCTATTTCATGAATATTGATGATGCCATTCGTGTGGAAGCTAGTCACGTGAAAGGTGCGTTTTGGTCTACACAAACACTTTTACAACTTTTGAAACAATCTACACAAATACCAAAAGGGTTTGCTAGAGATTATCCAAAATACGCTGTTCGTGGATTCGTATTAGATGTTGGGCGTAAAATGATTAGTATGGAGCATTTAAGAAATACATTAAAACTTATGGCTTGGTACAAAATGAATGACTTACACGTGCATTTAAACGATAATTTTATCAATGTCGAACGTTACCAAACAACAGATAATCCTTATGGTGCTTATTCAGCATTCCGTTTAGAGTCTGACATTAAAGAAGGCGGTAATAACGGATTGAATAAACAAGACTTAACAAGTAAAGATTTATTCTATACAAAAGCAGAATTTAAAGCATTTATTCAAGAAGCAAAAAGCAAAGGTATACAAGTTGTTCCAGAATTTGATACACCTGCCCATGCATTAGCTTTTACAAAAGTGAGACCTGATTTAACCATGACCAATCATAATGTAAGACGTTGGGTTGACCATTTAGAAGTAAGTAATCCAGCTGCTTTACAATTCGTAAAAGATGTTTGGAATGAATATTTGGATGGAGACGATGCTACATTTGCAGATACAGGCGTTATACATGTTGGGGTGGATGAATTTGAAGGGAATAATGAAAGTTTTAGAAAATTCACAGACGATTTACTTGCCTTTTCACATGAAAAACATAAAACACCAAGACTATGGGGTAGTTTAACCGCTAAATCTGGAGTGACACCTGTTCGTTCCGAAAATGTTCAAATGAATATTTGGAATGCAGGTTGGGCAAATCCTAGTGCCATGTATAAAGCTGGCTATCAATTAATCAATACATTAGACGGTCCTTTATATATCGTTCCAGGTGCGGGTTATTACAATGACTTCTTAAACACACGTAATTTATATCAAACGTGGGAACCAAATAAAATGGGTTCAGTTACGATTCCAGCTGGATCTAGCCAAATGTTAGGTGGTGCCTTTGCAATTTGGAATGATAAAATTGACCAAGAAGCAAACGGTATTACAGAATACGATGTCTATAAACGTTTCCAAGCCGCTTTACCAACGCTTGCTACAAAATTGTGGGGAAATAGAGATATGGGTGACTACAACACCTTTACACAAGCGCTTGAACAAATCGGTGAACCTGCAAATCATAATCCATATCATGAGGTGACATCAAAAACAGATACTATTGAAAAATATACATTCAATAAACAAAATTTAAATGATACATCAGGAAATGCTTATCATGGTACCAATGCAGAAAATGTTGAGTATGTAGACGGTAAAAAAGGAAAAGCCTTAAAATTAAATGGTGGTACAAGTTACTTTAATACACCAATTCAACATATTGGTCCAAAAAATGTTGTATCATTTTGGGTAAAATTAAACCCTGATGCACAAGGCGAACAAATTGTATTAGAATCTGATAAAGTTGCGATAAAAGCCGTTCAAAAAGAAACGGGTAAAATGGGTATTTCACTTGAAGGATATGATCATTCATTTGAGTATACTTTACCAAAAAATGAATGGGTACATATCATGATAAAAGGATACGAAAACAAAACGGAACTTTATGTCAATGATGTGTTAACAGATACTTTAGGGCGTGGACAAACAGGCAATAAATTTGCGACACTTGTTGTTCCTGCTGCAAGAGTAGGTAGTAAAACACATGCTTTAAATGGGTTATTAGATGATTTGGTTATTGCAAAAGCAACGGTAGAACAAGATGATCCGATTGATCCAACAAACTTTACAGTATCCACTGATAATGAAAATAGCGACGGACGTATTCAAAGTGCCTTTGACAATGATTTAAATACGATTTGGCATACAAAATGGAGTCCAGCTAAACAAGAATTACCAGCAACTATTTTAATAGATATGCAAAAAGAAATAGAGATTGATAAATTTGGTTATGTTGCTCGACAAATTGGTACGAATGGGTATATTAAACGATTTAAATTATCTGTAAAAACAAATGAATCTGATGAGTATACACCGGTATATGAAGGTAGATTTAGTCCTGATAAAGCAAAACAATTTGCTTCATTTGCACCTTCTCTTGCACGATATGTTAAAGTTGAAGTATTAGAGGGTGAAGCAGGGTTTGGTTCGGCAGCTGAATTTTCTTTATATGAACACGACATGAAAAAAGTGCTGCGTGATTTAGTTTCAGAGGTTAATGATAGTTATGTACAAGAAGACTATACTGATTTATCTTGGCAAGAGTTAATGAAACGCCAACAAGAAGCGCAAGCTGTTTTAGATGATGAACAGGCAACAAAAGATCAAATTGATACAGCACTTGATGCATTAAATAATGCTACTCATCGTCTCATGTTAAAAGATGAAAGTCCAGCAGAGCCATCAACAACAACGCCAACACCAGATAGCACAAGTACAGAAACAACAACTACGACTACAACAACTACCCAAAATACAGAAAGTAGTCAAACGACAACGACTCAGCCGGATGACGAAGTGACGACAGGTACAGCCACTCAAACACCACCAAGTGAAAGTCCAGTCACAACACCAGCAACAAATCAAAATGAAACAACATCACAATCTGGAGAAGGTACACAACCAGCAACAACGCCAACACCAGATGGTACAAGTACAGAAACAACAACGACAGCACCGGATAGTACAAGTACAGAAACAACAACGCCAACACCAGATAGCACAAGTACAGAAACAACAACGACTACAACAACTGCCCAAAATACAGAAAGTAGTCAAACGACAACGACTCGTCCAGATGATGAAGTGACGACAAATACAACCACTCAAACACCACCAAGTGAAAGTTCCGTCACAACACCAGTAACAAATCAAAATGAAACAACATCACAATCTGGACAAAGTACGCAATCAGCATCAACGACGACAAGTAGTACAACAAGTCCTGTACCAAATGCGTTTGATAAAGGGCAAG
- a CDS encoding beta-N-acetylglucosaminidase domain-containing protein, with product MNKIIKWISAICVMFLCIIGSKTIHATENTYQFYPTVQNATYQEENLSLNNQTLSLYFGNGIDEETKVYARQLLAEHHIAFQEVTQKVDDGISLNVEITDTQENLFSHWDAYSLNINATGIHIIGKHKDAAYFGLTTLHQILTQSTNQTVRYLTISDYADVKYRGFIEGYYGIPWSHENRQSLMRFAGQFKANTYIFAPKDDIYHSQQWKALYPEEKLSQIRELVEVGKLTKTRFVWTIHPFMSGARFNFSQYEENYNYLINKFEQLYTTGVRQFGILADDVGSIDRNQLLRLLNDISQWAKDKGDVEDILFCPAGYNTAFQGNFSEMKKLNEAPDNIQFFWTGETVVNRVTNQTINRFKTSSTTDGHPGRAPYFWLNWPVNDYKKSRLLMGPAGTLLETGVTDLAGLVTNPMQQAQASKVGIFATINYGWNTHHFSSDDVWHDGMAYIEKNQTDALLEITRHLQDVSPSGHGLVMEESAMFKDLIASYQQAVGNGTSVKEIGAALIQKYQVLYQATQDFLNGAENEGLKEEMAPWVNTLANIAQASQSFIESAIALEDNNTEKAWLAYSKAVTQEELSKTHTVQNISSVDKVEAGAKRLTPFMQFLKEKMADKVKRIVLPQDDDTPSAPEAPTLIKSSHFNNIYQGSEASMLDNNPNTFVWYSIAGNSLPRDAYLGIDLHEVYRIGEISFLQGTTSNDDIFKNAVLEYSVDGVTYQPFTDTLYNQKDVRYDATQQNIKARYIRLKNGGNTEKWAAMREINVATVANQQLIETNVESLKELPAQQTAQRFTLNPKAQVTLQPNEYIGLDLQRIRSLKRVTIEHTSQLPIYVGMNRDDLKPYTLETVPNVRYIVIKNTTDSPVTFDIQQFNVETNDVLPLKVKDTNFTDMENPLAAFDGDWNTKAWFKNSQLAGKYVVYDLGQTITLDKIKQIVSDSEHDYIRHGKISVSENGTDFTDVLTLGDTENDLEIEGVYPDREVQVLGKSANVNHLPVRYIKVMLTKNKSGDDKWVRFNEIVLNDREELKTSNNPTFDVTPAVSNADRPENMVDKHLNTAFRGSQAGGELHYHLSQTAFHNTLTVIQNDEVSHTKVSVQNREGYWQEIGELTGGINTFNLKDKGDIVTVKLTWQENNRPVIYEMYTTDGINRLPLQNLLKEIATLNENDYAEGFPALIEKVTEANRVLQDDEATTEQITQMVQALQEKINQLKKYHTFTSNASTDVVVKIPEDDAIKDLEMKIESATSSTLDETHKEYDLYDIYFVKKGTTEKVAVTQPAKVTLNVKENKTVAEIVYINEQDEKESLPFDVMREENKVVFQATHFSKYGVVYTSSKPDEPEENKTEGNKPDENRPDENKLDEVPVEQPKDEAPTTTTSQTETNLTETTTLTTTTKQEKAEDEITSVSTNVVSKEMTDATMTKQREHLSSDSSQQVTDKSSTQNNRQKEQSKELPDTGEQNHWVQVVLGSGLLLLGIGIILYIRRKK from the coding sequence ATGAACAAAATCATAAAATGGATAAGCGCTATATGTGTGATGTTCCTTTGTATCATTGGGTCAAAAACAATACATGCAACAGAAAACACCTATCAATTCTATCCAACAGTACAAAACGCCACTTACCAAGAAGAAAATTTATCTTTAAATAATCAGACGCTTTCACTTTATTTTGGAAATGGAATTGATGAAGAAACAAAAGTTTATGCACGTCAGTTATTGGCAGAACATCATATTGCTTTTCAAGAGGTGACGCAAAAAGTAGATGATGGCATATCGTTAAATGTTGAAATTACAGATACACAAGAAAACTTGTTTAGTCATTGGGATGCTTATTCATTAAACATTAATGCAACAGGTATTCATATTATTGGAAAACATAAAGATGCAGCTTATTTTGGTTTAACAACATTACATCAAATATTAACGCAATCAACAAACCAAACGGTTCGTTATCTTACAATTTCCGATTATGCAGATGTGAAATATCGTGGGTTTATTGAGGGGTATTACGGTATTCCGTGGTCTCATGAAAATCGTCAATCTTTAATGCGATTTGCAGGTCAATTTAAGGCTAATACGTATATTTTTGCACCAAAAGATGACATTTATCATAGTCAACAATGGAAAGCGTTATATCCAGAAGAAAAATTATCGCAAATACGTGAATTAGTAGAAGTGGGTAAATTAACAAAAACACGGTTTGTTTGGACAATTCATCCGTTTATGAGTGGCGCTCGTTTTAATTTTTCACAGTATGAAGAAAATTATAATTATTTAATTAATAAATTTGAACAACTGTATACAACGGGGGTACGTCAATTTGGTATTTTAGCCGATGATGTGGGTTCTATTGATCGCAATCAATTATTACGTTTATTAAATGATATTAGTCAATGGGCAAAAGATAAAGGAGACGTAGAAGATATTCTATTTTGTCCGGCTGGTTATAACACAGCCTTCCAAGGTAATTTTTCAGAAATGAAAAAATTGAATGAAGCACCGGATAATATCCAATTTTTCTGGACTGGCGAAACAGTTGTTAATAGAGTAACAAATCAAACCATCAATCGTTTTAAAACATCTTCTACAACAGATGGGCACCCAGGTAGAGCACCGTATTTTTGGTTAAACTGGCCTGTAAATGATTATAAAAAAAGTCGTTTATTAATGGGTCCAGCTGGCACATTATTAGAAACAGGTGTTACTGATTTAGCTGGTTTAGTGACCAATCCAATGCAACAAGCACAAGCAAGTAAAGTGGGTATTTTTGCTACAATTAATTACGGTTGGAATACACACCATTTTTCTTCTGATGATGTGTGGCATGACGGTATGGCGTATATTGAGAAAAACCAAACAGATGCTTTACTAGAAATTACTAGACATTTACAAGATGTATCTCCAAGTGGACATGGTTTAGTCATGGAAGAGTCAGCAATGTTTAAAGATTTGATAGCATCTTATCAACAAGCCGTAGGGAATGGTACATCTGTAAAAGAAATAGGGGCAGCTTTAATACAAAAATATCAAGTGTTGTATCAAGCGACACAAGATTTTTTAAATGGTGCTGAAAATGAAGGGTTAAAAGAAGAAATGGCACCGTGGGTAAATACACTTGCCAATATTGCGCAAGCAAGTCAGTCGTTTATTGAAAGTGCAATTGCTTTAGAAGATAACAATACAGAAAAAGCATGGTTAGCCTATTCCAAAGCTGTAACGCAAGAAGAATTATCAAAAACACATACTGTACAAAATATTAGTAGTGTAGATAAAGTAGAAGCGGGTGCAAAACGTTTAACGCCATTTATGCAATTTTTAAAAGAAAAAATGGCAGATAAAGTGAAACGAATTGTATTGCCACAAGATGATGACACACCATCTGCACCAGAAGCACCTACGTTGATTAAATCGTCTCATTTCAACAATATTTATCAAGGTAGTGAAGCAAGTATGCTTGATAATAATCCAAATACATTCGTTTGGTACAGTATTGCAGGGAATTCATTACCGCGTGATGCGTATTTAGGAATTGACTTACATGAGGTGTATCGTATTGGAGAAATTTCGTTTTTACAGGGAACAACATCTAATGACGATATTTTTAAAAATGCGGTACTTGAATATTCAGTTGATGGTGTGACGTATCAACCATTTACAGATACACTTTACAATCAAAAAGATGTTCGATACGATGCGACGCAACAAAATATAAAAGCACGTTATATTCGTTTGAAAAATGGTGGCAATACAGAAAAATGGGCTGCCATGAGAGAAATTAATGTGGCAACGGTAGCCAATCAACAGCTTATTGAAACCAACGTTGAGAGCTTAAAAGAATTACCGGCACAACAAACCGCACAACGATTTACATTAAACCCAAAAGCACAAGTGACATTACAACCGAATGAATATATTGGATTGGATTTACAACGTATTCGCTCTTTAAAACGAGTGACTATTGAGCACACTAGTCAATTACCAATTTATGTAGGAATGAACAGAGATGACTTAAAACCATATACATTAGAAACTGTTCCGAATGTACGTTATATTGTGATAAAAAATACAACGGACAGTCCAGTAACATTTGACATTCAACAATTTAATGTCGAAACAAATGATGTTTTACCGTTGAAAGTGAAAGATACAAACTTTACGGATATGGAAAATCCTTTAGCGGCATTTGATGGCGATTGGAATACTAAAGCATGGTTTAAAAATAGTCAATTAGCAGGAAAATATGTTGTGTACGATTTGGGTCAAACGATTACTTTAGACAAAATCAAACAAATTGTATCTGACTCAGAACATGACTATATTCGCCATGGTAAAATTTCAGTTTCTGAAAATGGTACAGATTTTACAGATGTTTTAACATTGGGAGATACTGAAAATGATTTAGAAATTGAAGGTGTTTATCCAGATAGAGAAGTCCAAGTTTTAGGTAAATCTGCTAATGTTAATCATTTACCTGTTCGTTATATTAAAGTTATGCTAACGAAAAATAAAAGCGGTGATGATAAATGGGTACGCTTTAATGAGATTGTGTTAAATGACCGTGAAGAATTAAAAACATCCAATAATCCAACTTTTGATGTAACACCTGCTGTAAGCAATGCTGACAGACCAGAAAACATGGTAGATAAACATTTAAATACAGCTTTTAGAGGCTCACAAGCTGGAGGAGAGTTACATTATCATTTATCACAAACAGCTTTCCATAATACTTTGACGGTTATTCAAAATGATGAAGTATCTCATACAAAAGTAAGCGTTCAAAATCGTGAAGGCTACTGGCAAGAGATTGGTGAATTAACAGGTGGTATCAATACATTTAACTTAAAAGATAAAGGTGATATTGTCACTGTAAAACTAACATGGCAAGAAAATAATCGACCTGTTATTTATGAAATGTATACCACTGATGGCATCAATCGTTTACCATTACAAAACTTATTAAAAGAAATTGCGACTTTAAACGAAAATGATTATGCAGAGGGTTTCCCTGCCTTAATAGAAAAAGTGACTGAGGCAAATCGTGTGTTACAAGATGATGAGGCGACTACAGAACAAATCACCCAAATGGTGCAAGCGTTACAAGAGAAAATCAATCAATTAAAAAAATATCATACATTTACGTCAAATGCATCAACAGATGTGGTAGTTAAAATTCCAGAGGACGACGCTATCAAAGATTTAGAGATGAAAATTGAATCAGCGACAAGTTCAACTTTAGATGAAACACATAAAGAGTACGATTTATATGATATTTATTTCGTGAAAAAAGGAACGACTGAAAAAGTAGCCGTTACACAACCAGCTAAAGTTACATTAAATGTAAAAGAAAATAAAACCGTTGCAGAAATCGTGTATATTAATGAACAAGACGAAAAAGAAAGTTTACCATTTGATGTCATGCGTGAAGAAAATAAAGTTGTGTTCCAAGCGACACACTTTAGTAAATATGGTGTGGTGTATACATCATCTAAACCGGATGAACCAGAAGAAAATAAAACAGAAGGAAATAAACCAGACGAAAACAGACCAGATGAAAATAAACTGGACGAAGTGCCTGTGGAACAACCGAAAGATGAAGCACCAACGACCACAACAAGTCAAACCGAAACAAATCTAACAGAAACAACCACATTAACAACAACGACAAAACAAGAAAAAGCAGAAGACGAAATCACATCTGTAAGTACAAATGTTGTATCAAAAGAAATGACAGATGCAACAATGACAAAACAAAGAGAGCACTTGAGTAGTGACTCTTCACAACAAGTAACAGATAAAAGCAGTACACAAAATAACCGCCAAAAAGAACAATCAAAAGAATTACCGGATACGGGTGAACAAAATCACTGGGTACAGGTAGTTTTAGGTTCTGGTTTATTATTACTAGGTATTGGGATAATACTTTATATACGTCGTAAAAAATAA